The sequence ccaaagAATTCAGACAaacccgcaggatttaactttaaaattgtgtcactatACACGGACgtggcattatacacggacaatgcacttacatgcaccaggaagaagaaggtgaactccagggacctgagcggggagcgacacatgcaggatatcgggcgcaggatcttagcgactccccgcacagcacattatacacggacaatgcacttacatgcaccaggaagaaggtgaactccatgcaggatatcgggcgcacactcgtagtgaatcacggcacaatcCATGTTCGTCAGtcattccggattggggatcacaacaaagacaggtaagtaaatgtgctccaatacgTCAAATAATCACAGATACTAGCTTATTGATAGCACTTGAGATTATTTTCCACCTCCTCGCCAAGGTGGGGGGGGGATGTACGGCCGGTGGGGGAAGTCAGCTTATGCGGCATGTTCAGGTAGGGACACTGCATCCAATCAGTGGCTAAAACACTGGATCGTGCATATGTGCGATGACAAAAACAGTGGTTGGTGATGACGAAAGTTGATGAGAAAGTGATTGATCAGGACAACAACCAACAAAGTTTAAGGGGCAATCATGACTGATACCACACGATGACAGTGATTCTTGATGAGGAAGTAGGGGATGATTGTCGTTGATGGATAACGATGAGGGCGATGGTGACCTTCCACCACTATTTGGTGAATTACCGTTATTCTTTCTGTTTATTACAGATCTCAGTGAATCTAATGAAAGTGAAACATTTCTAACGTCTGAATTACTTCACAAAGAGAACAACCATGAGCGTCTCATCACTACTGTCCCGAGGAGCAGTGGATATTCTGGAGGAGCTACAGATATTGACAGCAAAGACAATGGAGAAAGTGGAAATCAATAAACAATATGAGGTCATCAGGGAGCTTGGGAAGGGGACATACGGAAGAGTCGACCTGGTGATCCATAAGGCCAGAGGTAAGATGTAGTCTACACGAAATAGAGTCTATATAAGATCATTTACACTGGACctgaaaataaacttttatgaaAAACAATTCACCTACCTGAaagctcttaaaggacatctaccaccagatttactaaTGGTAGTCTGTCCCCACTGTCATGCACGttaccttagggcagtggtggcgaacctgtggcacgggtgcagGAGGcggtactcagagccctttttttgGGCACccagccatcgccccagcacaccagacaagactcaaagaatcttcctgcagtccccagcaacttaaaagatgcggctttcagtcatattttgatacttacttcttacttgggactgtaggaagagggagaattatacagggtcgaattattattggaggaccttctgctggccccagagggaaactggaaagaagctaaaatgattaaATTTTTTCATCTTTCTGCTGTGATGCTGTCCTCAGGAAGCCAATATGATTGGaagttgaacagggagcaataagatacttctttaatttttggttggcaccaagAGATAAagaagcagggttttgggttgcagtttgggcacttggcttctaaaaggttctccatcactgccttagggggtCTTCTGCATCGGTTTTCTGCTCCATTGTAAAGTCCATTTGTCCAGGAAAATGACTTTATAAAAATACGGTAATGAGCCGGAGGCACTGAAGCACACGTCAGCCAAGCGCCTCCTGGCTCCAGCTGATAattatgcacccccccccccctgaataaAAATTCATATTATGTCCCACCCGCAAGCGCAGCAGACAGCCTGTTACGTCACCCGGCTGTCTGCAAGTCTTGTGCATGGTGCTACCGAGCATGCGTGAGGCTTGCAGACTAAAAAAGGACCTTACAAAAGGAGCTGAAAACCAATGCAGAAGaccccctaaggtaacgagcatgacggtggggacagtctaccagcagtaaatctggtggtagatgtcctttaacacgcAAATCAAAACTTTGTAACAGGGACACCACGCTCCGGCCTACATTTCTTAAAGTGTTTACACAcgtttctgtctgattttgcactagaaagaaaatgtaaactgcttgtacatgtatttataaagtaacAAAGAGAAAAGCGATGCCCAAATCAGGCCAATACATAaagaaacaagatatgatccaacAATAATCTCTTTATTAATGTAAACAACGGACAAAATTACCATGCACAGACatctaaaagcatttaaaacacaaatatacaaagaGTGACCAATGTGGAGATCCCGGTCTGGATCatccacaagaacctccaagacCAGACACAAAGTACTGTCTGTAAACCTCTACCCAATTAGTATAAACTTGTAGTGGATGTTATATAAAATGCTCCTTATCAACTGGTGGTGAATCATGGACAACATACAGCCCCAAGGCAATCCTTGAATAAAGATCAGACAAATTCTAAAGTGCCAGTGCTACCAATATGACAACTCTGTCTGCCCCACTGATGGATGGAGAAATGGACAAATGTGGAAAAAGCATAAGAAAAAGTGCTGAGTGCAAGTGGGATCAAATAAGGGATCTTACAGTATGTAAGGTGAGGAGATACACTCCTATAGAGTGAGTAGAGCATTGGGAACGAGGCGGGGCTGGAGGTACACGTTCCCAATGCTCTACTCACTCTATAGGAGTGTATCTCCTCACCTTACATACTGTAAGATCCCTTATTTGATCCCACTTGCACTCAGCACTTTTTCTTATGCTTTTTCCACATTTGTCCATTTCTCCATCCATCAGTGGGGCAGACAGAGTTGTCATATTGGTAGCACTGGCACTTTAGAATTTGTCTGATCTTTATTCAAGGATTGCCTTGGGGCTGTATGTTGTCCATGATTCACCACCAGTTGATAAGGAGCATTTTATATAACATCCACTACAAGTTTATACTAATTGGGTAGAGGTTTACAGACAGTACTTTGTGTCTGgtcttggaggttcttgtggatGATCCAGACCGGGATCTCCACATTGGTCACtctttgtatatttgtgttttaaatgcttttagatGTCTGTGCATGGTAATTTTGTCCGTTGTTTACATTAATAAAGAGATTATTgttggatcatatcttgtttcttTATGTATTGGCCTGATTTGGGCATCGCTTTTCTCTTTGTTTCTTCATGTTCATGCATGATGCTCAAGGCCAGCCCTATATCATATATCACATCGTATCAGGTTGTGCTGACCAGCCCCCCTCTTTcccgtgtatttataaagtgcctgcgCCAGTTTTGGGTCCTGGCCTGtattgtccaacaagacagaaaaatgtgcacataaAAGGGTGTGTTACTGCTTAGCGGGacggtgcaccacaattctgcagcaaaaaaaaaaaaaaaaagtttattttgccggagcagtgcaggaggcgccagattcatgaagaacgtgcaccacaagtCATACATCTGGCatcccctgcacacttcacaggcaaattgCATCTGGTACAGTTTGCACTGCTTTTGATAAAGGTGGCCCACTATGTGCCATTTATATCTCTTTAGCATCCGATGTAGAAACCTTTGCTCCCCTCACATACCCAGTGTTCCAGAATGAAATAAATTATCATTTTGTTGAAGATCACAAACTGCTTTAACAAAAGGGTCCACCAGCAGCACTGAGTAATTCAGGAGATGCTTGTACCTTTCCTAAAGATAGAATTGTCACAAGTCATTATTAAGAGGGTTCAGTCTAGTTGATCTTTTATCTTCTTTTTAATATAGGTACAAAGATGGCCCTAAAATTTTTGAGAAAGAAAACAACGAAACAGAAGAGCTTTCTGCAGGAATACTGCATTTCACGATACTTGTCGTCCTGTCCCTATATTATTGGCATGTACGACATTGCATTTGAGACGGATGAATACTATGTGTTTGCACAAGAATACGCCGTCGCTGGGGACCTTTTTGACATCATCCCTCCACAGGTAAGTGAGGACAATCACACGCTTCATTGAGGCCTTCAGAATGCCTCAGTTTTGGGGCCCGTTTACACCAGGGGAAGTTTAAAGTGACACAGTAGTCATTCCCCACCTACAAGAGCAATATTACTGCAATATCTTTCCCGCATCATCCTCCATTAACAAGGTGTGGCTGAGAGGCGTGGATTACAATGTTCAGTCTAAACACTGGTCTATTACTTTCCAGCAGTATTAATTACAAAccacacccagtagtctcctgTCTGGTTCATTAAAAGTTAACCTGAATCATTATTCTATCTGCGATGGAACCAGGTTTCTGACACCACAGAAGAGGTCCTGGGAATGATTCCTCATTGCTTGCTATAGTTCACATTGACCAAGCTTGCAGTTGTTGTCCACTTAAATATTGTTTCTTCTGATTCTTTAGCTGGTCTTTCTGGTTATTGTCTATCGATTTTAAACTTCGTTGTCTTCAGCTCTGGTGACTTCATTGATTTGTTTGTTTCGTCACTTAGAGTTAAGCAGGAACTGTCGCCCAGTTACTGGTGACTGCATAGGGTGGTTTTGTATAAGTAGGTAGGGAAAGTCTGGTGGGTTCAGTTTTAGGGCTCATAGTCTGTTTCCATCTTTATGTTCCCAGTCTGCCCCGTTCAAAATACAGTTTtctttaattttacaaaaaattgtatCCATCTTTTGATTGATTTCTATCTCTGTCTCATTCCAGGTTGGTCTTTCCGAGCATATCACCAAACGCTGCATTTACCAAGTAGCACTAGCCCTGGATTATCTCCACAGCAGAAAGCTTGTCCACCGCGATATAAAACCAGAAAATATTCTTATTTTTGACAAGGAATGCCGAAAAATTAAACTATCAGATTTCGGCATGACCAGGATTGCCGGAACCACAGAGAAACGTGTGAGTGGAACCATCCCTTACACGGCCCCAGAACTCTGTGAAACTTCTAAGCACAGTGGCTTTTTGGTGGAATATAGCATCGATGTCTGGGCGTTTGGCGTTCTTCTGTTCTGCATGATGACTGGGAACTTTCCGTGGGAGAAAGCTTTACATTCAGACTCCTTTTACTATGAATTTTATCAGTGGCAAAAATACAAGAATGCCAATGTGCCGTCACAATGGCGAAGGTTCACCTCTCACGCGCTTAAAATGTTCAGCAAATTGCTTTCCATTGAGCCAGAGAAGAGATGTGCTATTAAGGATATCCTCTGGTATTTTGGGAAGACGTGGATGATCACTAAGGAAGAATCTCATCCTAACGATGTAAAAACCAATGGCGACGTCTTCGTCCACATCAAACCGCAAGGTCTTCCGTATCTCAATGGCAACACTTTCGAGAGCAATAAAAGTGACACCAGCCCCAGTCTATCCTTTTCCTCGTGCAGCAGCTACGAGGATGTCCCTAAGGAAAGCAACGCCAATACCATCTTAGTGTCTGCGCCCATTGAGATCTGTGTATGAAATTATTTTCCTGACCATGTACTATAAACAGACAGAGAAACCTTCTTCTGGACTACTGGCATGATCTAGCATATGTCACCCAGCCCATCAGACATGTCGTCCATACATCAATTGGCCATATATAGTCAAATTAAATGGCCAGTAAGACAATTGAGCCATGTGGGGGAGCATGCCAAATTATCAAAAATGCTGGATGTTATTACGTGATGGAAACCAGTGACCTAACTGATGGTGATGTCCCAGGCCCATCCATGATCGTCAGAAGACCAGTCACATCCCCAATACAAAATTACTTCCAATACTTAAAATTATGAATTCACAAAATTAAAATAATTCTGTATTTAttctattataatttattatttataataataataatcttggaattcaccttttttggggttagggTTTTTTTTGATTGCATCATAGTGGTTACTCAAAAAGTTATCTGTTACCTGCATATTGGCTAAAACATGTCCATATTCATCATTACTCGAGGTCCCTTCATCATCGGTTGATAGAGCTACATTGAAGACCTGGTGATACTTACTCTAGTAGCCAGTCACCAATCACTAAGTAGATTAGGCCGATTCAAGACAGAGGACCAACCATATTAAACCATAATCCTACATTGTTGATCCAGAATAAGCAATAAAAGGTCCTCCTAGCATTGGGCCCAtcccgggaaaaaaattcctttcCAATTCCGAATATGGCAGTAAGAATAAATCCATGGATGAATGTTCCAACAATCTAgtttataatattttatcattACTTTCCAAAAACTCACCTAGGCCCCCAGTGGGTATGAACATTGTATCAGCCATCAGAGTTCCATAGAGTTGCTACAGTAAAGTATCCTGTCTATGACAATGTCTTTCCTCTAGAGAAAATTCATCAGAAAGATCTCTGTTCTCTTGGTTTCTTTCTGTTATCTGTTATATAAATAAGCTGCTCAGTGCACAAGGGGCGGGGCCTCTCTTCCTAGTGCACTcattttcttctttctactgtcacTATTGTGATGGTCCTGATTCCCCGAGAGGATCAGTTTCATAGGCTTTATTTGTGGGACGATTCAGGTGATTATAGCCCTTTATATTTGATTTCATCATTTGGTGGGAACAGAAAGCACATCTTAGGAGTCCAAATAAAGGGGACTCTGTCTGTGAGTGAGCATTACAGGTATTATATATCATAGCCATGAGCCAAGAAGTTGAATGTTCTCTATGTGTTGTCGTGGTATTGTCATCCCATCTTTGTGCTGACCAATCACCTGTAGATTTAGAATAACATTGACAAATGATCGCCCTTACGTAACGCTATCCATATGACTGTGCGCCGCTTTATGCTTTTTATTTCCACAGAATGGTACAATTTTTTGAAGATTAAAAATGCAATACAATATAACAGTGTGAACGAGGCAACGCCgggttctgctttttttttttctttttacacatCGAGCGAAGCTTGAAAACATTCCTGTGTATAAGAGCTACTGCAAAAATGATACCCAAGTAACGTCACATCACAAGGCccaaaataacaataaaagaaACAGTAATCATTAAAACTCAGCATCTTTCAATTGTTTATCTGCGGTTTATATTAGCGGGGAAGGAAGTCACAGCTTTATATTATAATGGATGAGGGACGGATGTTACTGTTAGACCTACAGAATGTGATCACCAATCTTAGTTTACATTGGTTATTcgaatatacaggtggtcccctacttaaggacacccgacttacagacgaccccctagttacagacggacccctatgCCCacggtgacctctggtgaagctctctagattctTTAgtatattcccagactgcaatgatcagcttcaatggggcagatttacttacccgatccagtcacgttccagcggcacgttctccgtcgaggatttgggtcttccggcgatttactaaggtagtgcgcccgatgtccaccaggtgtcactgttgCACTGAAGTCTGCTGGAGTTCGCCTtactatcctgggtgcaggtaagcgcgtgacaagcaaccttttttttttttttaaccggttaaggaccgggccctttcctgttttttcatgtccttttttcactccccaccttcaaaaatctataactttttgatttttacatgtaaagagctgtgtgacggcttgttttctgcgttacaaattacacttcatagtgacggtattaaatatttcatgccatgtactcttAAGCGTATCATATCATGATAAGGTCAAGATACGATATTTTGTCTGCATCCAATGAATCATGAAAAATGGGAAAGTCgtaagcggggaaaaaaaattccaaatgcagtgaaaatggtgaaaaaacgcatttgcgccattttcttgtgggcttggcctttcactgagcgccccaaatgacaggtctactttattctttgggtctgtgcgattacggggataccaaatttgtataggttttatgttttcatacatttacaaaaattaaaacctcctgtacaataattatttttttgattttgccaacttctggcgctaataacttttttatactttggtttacggaggTGTGGgtaatgtcattttttgcgaaatttgatattttcaatgttatcatttttaggactgtacgaccttttgatcactttttatagattttttttacatttttcaaaatggcaaaaaagtgccattttcgactttgggcgctattttccgttacggggttaaacgcattgaaaaaccgttatcatattttgatagatcgggcattttcagacgcgtcgatacctggtgtgtttatgatttttactgtttatttatatttatgtcagttctagggaaaggggggtgatttgaaattttaggtttttttattataatttttttcaatttttatttttactatttttcagactccctagggtactttaaccctaggttgtctgatcgatcctaccatatactgccatactacagtatggcagtataaggggattttcctcctcattcattacaatgtgctatcagaaatTTCGTAAGATTCAAATATCTTAATTTAGCTAAAGATTCCTTATGGCAATGGATGTGACTGAAAATCTGTGACACAGGCTTGAGAAAAGTTAAGATACTTAAgaaatatattattaaaaaaaacatatcgtatataatatttatatataataataataacctggAATGTGCTGGAATTATGAATCACGGGAAGTCAAAGagttattacagttttttttctcaaaaatagTTAACCAATAACCAAGAGTTTTGTCAAGCTATTTCCTCTTCATTCCTTACCAAGCACAGCCCCATCCATTATATAGTGGTtgggcttggtattgcagctctatgCACTTGTCTAGGAGATGTAATGGGTAATGTGACTGGTCTGTGAAGCAGAAGCAAAGTTCATGGGAGTAACAGGGCCCCTTGTGGCCAGATCCATGTCGGGCCAACATTGAGCATCTATCCTAAGTAGTAagtcacccatatacatacacttaCCTTTTGGATGGTGACTGTCCTCTCATACATGACTATCCATACATCTCAGTTAATGTCCATGCTGAGTCCTGGGGCCGCACCTCATTAATGCCGCCCTACATGGTAGTCCTGTATAAGCCTGGTGTTCATACATGGCCGATACATCTAACTCCCCAATATTGCGCTTGTAAAACCTattacaggcgttcccctacttaaggacaaccgacttacagacaacccatagttagacagacctctctgacctctggtgacctctctggaagttactatagtcccagactgcaatgatcagctgtagggtgtctgtaatgaagctttattgataatcctgggtcccattacagcaaaaaatgtttaaactccaattgtcactggggccaaaaatttttgtctggatctacaaattataaaatatacagtttcgacttacatacaaattcaacttaagaacaaaactacggaccccatcttgtacgtaacccagggactgtctgtataggagATTTCTGAGGCTACGCCATGAACTCTGTTGTCAAATTATCAGGTAAAACTCGAGCAGTTTTTTTAGTGGGTAAAATTCTGGATTATGGGACTCCGGTCCTTGATGCTACCTGAAATCATACGAATGGAGGGGGAGCTGGTCACGCATGCGCATCATACACTAGGCAGGGCACTGGGAATACTCGTAGTCCGGTCCTCATCTTATTCTGTATCCTGGACGTAAGTTGGTTTTCTGGGACAAACTCTTAAAGGAGGTTTCGGGGAAAGGTGCTCGTGAAACCGCAGATTTTCTTACAATTGACCcagtagtttttaaaaaaaaaaaatcctatgggggacatttctgTTCTTTGGTGTACACGCCCttaaataatcacaatgccttaGAAAACGTCagtaattgccccccccccccccccctttgcgcCATGTAGGCGTGAAGGTGGAGCGGACAGTGAATGTAGGCGTGAGTGGTCCCTCACATCTGTGCACCAGTCCCTGGTGTAGACCCCATTCATACATAAGAAAATGGTGGTTGTGggtccccatagacttgtattATGTACGGGCACCGACCGCTAAGAACACAGAGTCTCACCACAACATGTCCAAACCACGCAGACGCACCCGGATTTGCAGCGCAACTGCCCAGTTCCCTACAGGGAGGGGCGATTCACCTGGCTGAGGGCTACCCCGCTGAGCCGCCATGTCAGGTACATCACCAGGCCCCACTTATAATAAACATGAAGAAGATGGAGTGGAATAGGCTCATACACCATGTTGTCGGGGGCTTGTGGTACTTCTTCTCCCGTGTAGATCCATTTTTATCTCCCATCTGTCCTGAATAATGTGCAGACACAGGTTATGACAGACATTTACCTCATGGTCTCCCTGCAGTCTGCCCTCAGGACACTGGGGGGCGCTCACTCCCTCTCGCGCCATTGTGTCCCCTACAGACAACAGATGGCGCCCGACTACAAGTAACAGGAAATCAGGGTGACGTCCACCCCGTGTAACAGTCAGTGACGGGTGAGACTTCTACACTAATGGCCGCCGCCGGTCCTCTCCTTCCCCTTCATCTAAGAAGTTACCTCCACTGCCGTTGCTTCGCTTTTCTCCTCAGACCTGCGCTTCCCGCCAATGCTGCGACCAATCAGGGCTCGCCGATCCCTTCCCGCCCCAGCCGGCGCGGGAGTTTGAACGCCTGCGCAGTGGAGCGGCGGAGGTCCTGACTAAGGTCGCGCTTTGTAGTCAGGTCTGTGGTGATGTGCTAAGCTGCAGTGCAGACATGAAACTGTGTGGACGGAATCCAGGACAGATATTGACAATGAGGTGACTTACAATTAGGTGGTGCTCCCTCacatcatgccaggctctcttagtaCCACCTCACATCATGCCAGGTTCTCTTAGTACCTCCTCACAccatgccaggctctcttagtgccccctcacatcatgccaggctctcttagtgccccctcacatcatgccaggctctcttagtgccccctcacctcatgccaggctctcttagtgccccctcacctcatgccaggctctcttagtgccccctcacctcatgccaggctctcttagtgccccctccatcatgccaggctctcttagtgccccctccatcatgccaggctctcttagtgccccctccatcatgccaggctctcttagtgccccctccatcatgccaggctctcttagtgccccctccatcatgccaggctctcttagtgccccctccatcatgccaggctctcttagtgccccctccatcatgccaggctctcttagtggCCCCTccatcatgccaggctctcttagtgccccctccatcatgccaggctctcttagtgccccctccatcatgccaggctctcttagtgccccctcacatcatgccaggctctcttagtgccccctcacatcatgccaggctctcttagtgccccctca comes from Engystomops pustulosus chromosome 6, aEngPut4.maternal, whole genome shotgun sequence and encodes:
- the LOC140065183 gene encoding serine/threonine-protein kinase SBK1-like, coding for MSVSSLLSRGAVDILEELQILTAKTMEKVEINKQYEVIRELGKGTYGRVDLVIHKARGTKMALKFLRKKTTKQKSFLQEYCISRYLSSCPYIIGMYDIAFETDEYYVFAQEYAVAGDLFDIIPPQVGLSEHITKRCIYQVALALDYLHSRKLVHRDIKPENILIFDKECRKIKLSDFGMTRIAGTTEKRVSGTIPYTAPELCETSKHSGFLVEYSIDVWAFGVLLFCMMTGNFPWEKALHSDSFYYEFYQWQKYKNANVPSQWRRFTSHALKMFSKLLSIEPEKRCAIKDILWYFGKTWMITKEESHPNDVKTNGDVFVHIKPQGLPYLNGNTFESNKSDTSPSLSFSSCSSYEDVPKESNANTILVSAPIEICV